A part of Podarcis muralis chromosome 13, rPodMur119.hap1.1, whole genome shotgun sequence genomic DNA contains:
- the LOC144325239 gene encoding NXPE family member 3-like has protein sequence MRHLAKKTSGGYRPAAFFCFGLTLLLVVLYYIIATEELRAQSAPPPARDPRRAPMPSPDAREMQALLPLIAWQAPAEAADVAFASSTSPEKSGYALLHAPRNYTVGDTLLVRLEARDHAGRRKRYGGDFVRAKVHSPELKAAAAGTVQDHGNGSYTLAFPLLWAGAVRVAVRLTHSSEAVALLRRIRRSQPSTVAFSGYFAQPDQPGKEEVTECNVHPPPGPACQYVDPGTGERWFCVRPQAHPCAALVRHSSGRYKSVLAPREKAFFARAVTDQPIPGSVPVIQVLSKPQQAIVTPPPQPCRPGLAPANPVGFYYQDTWVSLLCSSRLFTTPDSALSCLKGKIVHMVGDSTLRQWWEFLVEFIPSLQQIDLHVTYQSGPLLAVEATRGLVLSWRAHGLPLRTDKTMMADLHYLANELDALGGGPDTVVAFTLWAHFTTFPLEVYVRRLHRVRQAVAQLLARSPLTTVVIKTANTGYKSVYGSDWLSLQLDHLLRAMFAGLRVAIVDAWAMTSCHYLPDNIHPGKVVVRNEVASFLSYICP, from the exons ATGAGGCACCTGGCCAAGAAGACTTCTGGGGGCTACCGACCAGCTGCTTTTTTCTGCTTTGGACTAACCCTCCTGCTGGTG GTGCTGTACTACATCATCGCCACCGAGGAGCTCCGGGCCCAGTCGGCGCCCCCGCCAGCGCGCGACCCCCGCCGGGCCCCGATGCCCTCCCCAGACGCCCGCGAGATGCAGGCGCTGCTCCCGCTGATCGCGTGGCAGGCTCCCGCCGAGGCCGCCGACGTGGCGTTCGCCAGCTCCACCAGCCCGGAGAAGAGCGGCTATGCGCTCCTGCACGCCCCGCGCAACTACACGGTGGGCGACACGCTGCTGGTGCGCCTTGAGGCGCGCGACCACGCCGGGCGGCGCAAGCGCTACGGGGGCGACTTCGTGCGCGCCAAGGTGCACTCGCCGGAGCTGAAGGCGGCCGCGGCCGGGACGGTGCAGGACCACGGCAACGGCTCCTACACGCTGGCCTTCCCGCTGCTGTGGGCGGGCGCCGTGCGCGTGGCGGTGCGCCTCACCCACTCCAGCGAGGCCGTGGCGCTCTTGCGCCGCATCCGCCGCTCGCAGCCCTCCACGGTCGCCTTCTCCGGCTACTTCGCGCAGCCAGACCAGCCGGGCAAGGAAGAGGTGACCGAGTGCAACGTCCACCCGCCGCCCGGGCCGGCCTGCCAGTACGTGGACCCGGGCACCGGCGAGCGCTGGTTCTGCGTGCGGCCCCAGGCGCACCCTTGCGCGGCCCTTGTGCGCCACTCGTCGGGGCGCTACAAAAGCGTGCTGGCGCCCAGAGAGAAGGCTTTCTTTGCGAG GGCTGTGACAGACCAACCCATCCCAGGGAGTGTGCCTGTTATCCAGGTGCTGTCCAAGCCCCAGCAGGCCATCG TGACGCCACCCCCTCAGCCGTGCCGCCCTGGCCTTGCCCCCGCCAACCCAGTGGGCTTCTACTACCAGGACACCtgggtttccttgctgtgttccaGTCGGCTCTTCACTACTCCAGACTCGGCCCTCAGCTGCCTGAAAGGAAAGATCGTCCACATGGTTGGAGACTCCACCCTGCGCCAGTGGTGGGAGTTCCTGGTGGAATTCATCCCTT CACTCCAGCAGATCGACCTCCACGTCACTTACCAGTCGGGGCCTCTCCTGGCCGTGGAGGCCACCCGAGGCCTGGTGCTGAGCTGGCGTGCCCACGGTCTCCCTCTGCGCACTGACAAGACCATGATGGCTGACTTGCACTACCTGGCCAACGAGCTGGATGCGCTGGGCGGTGGCCCTGACACTGTGGTGGCCTTCACACTCTGGGCACACTTCACCACCTTCCCCCTGGAGGTCTACGTCCGGCGGCTGCACCGGGTGCGGCAAGCTGTGGCCCAGCTCTTGGCCCGCAGCCCCCTCACCACCGTGGTCATCAAGACGGCCAACACCGGCTACAAGTCTGTCTACGGCAGCGACTGGCTCTCTCTGCAGCTGGACCACCTGCTGCGCGCCATGTTCGCCGGCCTGCGTGTGGCCATTGTGGATGCCTGGGCCATGACCTCCTGCCACTACCTGCCCGACAACATCCACCCTGGGAAAGTCGTGGTGAGGAATGAAGTTGCCTCCTTCCTCTCCTACATCTGCCCGTGA